The following proteins are co-located in the Dietzia timorensis genome:
- a CDS encoding transposase has translation MPSLTCAKRRGNWGWVTHCRQVGERSKRAPLPGCSSKSAASDVKATRSTGSAPSSRCDPARLTERQWRRFNDALAADPRHEELFLAWQIAHELRQAYHHKDLPAGRSAAEKILATLPSCPIPEIARLGRTLRKWKDSFLAYWTTDRSNNGEPKRSTASSNSTGAWPALPQPRQLPPADAPHRRRLRT, from the coding sequence ATGCCATCTCTCACATGCGCAAAGCGGCGGGGGAACTGGGGATGGGTGACCCATTGTAGGCAAGTCGGCGAACGCAGCAAGCGAGCACCACTGCCGGGTTGCAGCAGCAAATCTGCGGCCAGCGACGTAAAGGCGACCCGCTCTACGGGATCCGCACCATCATCCCGCTGCGACCCGGCACGGCTGACCGAGCGGCAGTGGCGACGGTTCAATGACGCATTGGCCGCCGACCCCCGGCACGAGGAACTGTTCCTCGCCTGGCAGATCGCCCACGAACTCCGACAGGCCTACCACCATAAAGACCTGCCAGCCGGGCGCAGCGCTGCGGAGAAGATACTCGCGACCTTGCCGTCCTGCCCGATCCCAGAGATCGCCCGCCTCGGCCGCACTCTTCGCAAGTGGAAGGACTCCTTCCTCGCCTACTGGACCACTGACCGATCCAACAATGGTGAACCGAAGCGATCAACGGCCTCATCGAACTCCACCGGCGCCTGGCCCGCGCTACCGCAACCGCGACAACTACCGCCTGCGGATGCTCCTCATCGCCGGCGGCTACGGACCTGA